The Pedobacter mucosus genome window below encodes:
- a CDS encoding 3-keto-disaccharide hydrolase — translation MLNIKSHTFIALSLISLSTFAQKAKPLFDGKTLTGWKAVAGAAPYKIEDGMIVGTMTKGTPNSFLITEKEYGDFILEVDVKLEGETTNSGIQTRSHIKPEGNNGKGLVFGRQVEIDPTPRAWTGGIYDEARRLWLYPLELNPSAKSLYKKNEFNHYKIECIGNETKTWVNGTPVAYVIDTLDQSGFIGLQVHGIGTNMENDGKKVYFKNINIQTENLKAKEFSKGIYTVNLTPNTLSSYEKSEGYKLLFDGKTNNGWIGAYKNAFPAKGWKIADGVISVEPSGGAESTNGGDIVTKEEFAAFDMSFEFKLTPGANSGIKYFVTLEEKNIGSAIGLEYQVLDDELHPDAKLGRDGNRTLASLYDLMTAKKEPRYLRPIGSWNNARLLVYPNNKVEHYLNGVKVLEYVRGSEDFKKLVAISKYKDWKNFGKAPKGHILIQDHGNKVDFRTIKLKKL, via the coding sequence ATGTTAAATATCAAGTCACATACATTTATAGCGCTGTCCCTTATTAGTTTGTCAACTTTTGCTCAAAAAGCAAAACCTCTTTTCGACGGTAAAACCTTAACAGGATGGAAAGCCGTAGCCGGTGCTGCGCCATATAAAATTGAAGACGGAATGATTGTGGGCACCATGACCAAAGGAACCCCCAACTCCTTTCTGATTACCGAAAAAGAATACGGAGACTTCATTTTAGAAGTTGACGTAAAATTGGAAGGAGAAACAACAAACTCTGGAATCCAGACCCGCAGTCATATTAAACCTGAAGGAAATAACGGCAAAGGATTGGTTTTTGGCAGACAAGTAGAAATTGACCCAACACCAAGAGCCTGGACAGGTGGGATTTATGACGAAGCCAGAAGATTATGGCTTTATCCTTTGGAATTAAATCCTTCTGCAAAATCATTATATAAAAAGAATGAATTTAACCACTATAAAATTGAGTGTATTGGCAATGAAACCAAAACATGGGTAAATGGAACGCCTGTTGCCTATGTAATAGACACTTTAGATCAATCAGGTTTTATTGGTTTACAAGTTCATGGAATTGGAACCAATATGGAAAATGATGGTAAAAAGGTATACTTCAAAAACATCAATATTCAGACGGAAAACTTAAAAGCAAAAGAATTTTCAAAGGGAATTTACACGGTTAACTTAACGCCTAATACCTTATCATCTTATGAAAAATCGGAAGGTTATAAATTGCTTTTTGATGGAAAAACAAATAATGGTTGGATTGGCGCCTACAAAAATGCCTTCCCTGCAAAAGGATGGAAAATTGCTGATGGAGTTATCAGTGTAGAGCCATCAGGCGGTGCAGAATCAACCAATGGTGGTGATATTGTAACCAAAGAAGAATTTGCTGCATTCGATATGTCCTTTGAATTTAAATTAACTCCTGGAGCCAATAGCGGAATCAAGTATTTTGTAACGCTAGAAGAAAAAAATATAGGTTCGGCAATTGGTTTAGAATATCAGGTTTTAGATGATGAACTACATCCCGATGCTAAGTTAGGTAGAGATGGAAATCGTACTTTGGCTTCTTTGTATGATTTAATGACCGCTAAAAAAGAGCCGCGATATCTTCGTCCGATTGGCAGTTGGAACAATGCCCGTTTGTTGGTTTATCCTAATAATAAAGTCGAACATTATTTAAATGGCGTTAAAGTTTTAGAATATGTTCGCGGATCTGAAGATTTTAAAAAATTAGTTGCAATAAGTAAATATAAAGATTGGAAAAACTTTGGTAAGGCTCCAAAAGGACATATTTTAATACAGGACCACGGTAATAAAGTAGATTTCAGAACAATAAAACTTAAAAAATTGTAA
- a CDS encoding Gfo/Idh/MocA family protein, producing MENSRRKFIKQSAIFTAATYAGTMGMSAKSYGRIIGANDRVRVGIVGFSDRFKDTLLPCFLNHNKELNFDVVGLSDLWNYRRDLGIAHLKDKFGHDIKACRNNEELYEMKDLDAVIISTADFQHAMHTIEAVKANCDAYIEKPFAETMDDAKAAFKAVKASKQIVQIGSQRRSGENYQNAAKYIQDGKFGSITAVDLVWNVNQPGRWRRPELVAKLREEDIDWKRFLVNRPFENYDPRKYLEYRLFWPYSSGMPGQWMSHQIDTVHWFTKLNHPRSVVANGGIYTWKDGRKNWDSMVAVFDYGQPNTPDGFQVTFTSRMQNSVGDVGEVYYSNGGELNLITNKVSPKGGLKEKEAAAMGMKPNLLSEFDLSKTAIKTATGANMGGDDLTSGHMRNWMECIRSRKAPNAPVEAGYSHSIANIMTNAAVHTGAKATFDEGKQEVMANGKIFKY from the coding sequence ATGGAAAATTCCAGACGAAAATTCATTAAGCAATCGGCCATATTTACTGCCGCTACCTACGCAGGTACAATGGGTATGAGTGCCAAAAGTTATGGTCGTATAATCGGCGCAAACGACAGGGTGCGTGTTGGCATTGTTGGTTTTTCAGATCGTTTTAAAGACACCCTCCTACCCTGTTTTCTAAATCATAATAAAGAATTAAATTTTGATGTTGTTGGCCTTTCTGACCTTTGGAATTATCGCAGAGATCTAGGAATCGCACATTTGAAAGACAAATTTGGTCATGATATTAAGGCTTGTCGCAATAATGAGGAACTTTACGAAATGAAAGATTTAGATGCTGTAATCATCAGCACAGCAGATTTTCAACATGCCATGCATACCATTGAAGCGGTTAAAGCCAATTGCGATGCTTATATAGAAAAGCCTTTTGCTGAAACGATGGACGATGCAAAAGCAGCTTTTAAAGCAGTAAAAGCAAGTAAGCAAATTGTTCAAATTGGATCGCAAAGGCGAAGCGGTGAAAATTATCAAAATGCAGCGAAATACATTCAAGATGGTAAATTTGGATCGATAACAGCTGTAGATTTAGTTTGGAATGTAAACCAACCCGGACGATGGCGCAGACCGGAATTGGTTGCTAAATTAAGGGAAGAAGATATCGATTGGAAACGTTTTTTAGTGAATCGTCCGTTCGAAAATTATGATCCAAGAAAATATTTAGAGTATAGATTGTTTTGGCCTTACTCTTCTGGCATGCCCGGACAATGGATGTCGCACCAGATAGATACGGTACATTGGTTTACTAAGCTAAATCATCCAAGAAGTGTAGTTGCCAATGGCGGAATTTACACTTGGAAAGATGGTCGTAAAAATTGGGATTCGATGGTTGCTGTTTTTGATTATGGACAGCCAAATACACCAGATGGTTTCCAAGTTACTTTTACTTCAAGAATGCAAAATAGTGTTGGAGATGTTGGCGAAGTATATTATTCTAATGGTGGAGAACTAAATTTAATTACCAATAAAGTATCTCCTAAAGGTGGGTTAAAAGAAAAAGAAGCTGCTGCGATGGGTATGAAACCCAATTTACTTTCAGAATTTGATTTATCAAAAACAGCAATTAAAACTGCTACCGGAGCAAATATGGGAGGTGATGACTTAACATCTGGCCACATGAGAAACTGGATGGAATGTATTCGCAGTCGTAAAGCTCCGAATGCCCCTGTAGAAGCTGGTTATTCGCATTCAATAGCTAATATTATGACCAATGCCGCCGTTCATACTGGTGCTAAGGCAACTTTTGATGAAGGCAAACAAGAAGTGATGGCAAACGGAAAAATTTTTAAATATTAA